A genomic window from Silene latifolia isolate original U9 population chromosome Y, ASM4854445v1, whole genome shotgun sequence includes:
- the LOC141628116 gene encoding protein FAR-RED IMPAIRED RESPONSE 1-like: MGGKEPHCFFTDQCPAMKIAVPAAFMTAAHRYCIWHIMKKLPEKVGTTLTKETDFVTRLNSVVWDSELEPSDFEERWCSLISEFQLEDNSWLQYLFSKRQRWIPAYYRDIPLGCLLRTTQRSESANSFFKRFENPHGTLVEFWMRFQSDMDQQRYTQKSLDRDSDHSLPQTKTLLSLEVHASTVYTHALFYEFQQQCVDSLNSCSLW; this comes from the coding sequence ATGGGTGGGAAGGAACCCCATTGCTTTTTTACCGATCAATGTCCTGCTATGAAAATTGCAGTCCCTGCGGCTTTTATGACTGCTGCCCACCGCTATTGCATATGGCATATTATGAAGaaattacctgaaaaggtagGCACGACATTGACCAAAGAGACTGACTTCGTCACTCGTCTGAATTCTGTTGTTTGGGATTCAGAGTTAGAGCCTTCTGACTTCGAAGAGAGGTGGTGTTCGTTGATCAGTGAGTTCCAATTGGAAGATAATTCATGGTTGCAATATCTGTTTTCCAAGCGGCAACGTTGGATTCCTGCGTATTATCGTGATATTCCTCTTGGTTGTCTTTTAAGAACAACGCAACGCTCTGAGAGCGCAAACAGCTTCTTTAAGCGGTTTGAGAATCCTCATGGCACacttgttgagttttggatgcgctTTCAAAGTGATATGGATCAGCAACGGTACACCCAAAAATCTCTTGACAGAGATAGTGATCACTCCCTACctcaaaccaaaacccttcttagCCTTGAGGTTCATGCATCGACTGTTTATACGCACGCTCTCTTTTATGAATTCCAACAGCAGTGCGTTGATTCTCTAAACTCATGTAGTCTTTGGTGA
- the LOC141628117 gene encoding protein FAR1-RELATED SEQUENCE 5-like, giving the protein MVKASNPKKTKVTRIGCKARIFFRFVIKEIDQVQVPFFVVDQFHVAHNHRLSPLKYREFQKKCRNLALQHKQTIVDNCKVNIGPTSTFRSVKEYVDGYENIGASLTEFKNFGREIKCFIGLKDAQMFVDQLETLHETQEGFYFAYDIDQNKCLFRVFWADAAARRNYALYGEAVTFDPTYSTNKYDMIFAPFTGVDHHKKSVTFGASLMSRENDQNFKWIFTKF; this is encoded by the coding sequence ATGGTCAAGGCCTCTAATCCGAAGAAGACTAAGGTTACTAGGATTGGTTGTAAAGCTAGGATTTTCTTTAGATTTGTTATTAAAGAAATTgaccaagttcaagtgccattcTTTGTTGTTGATCAGTTTCATGTTGCCCATAACCACCGTCTTTCTCCACTCAAGTATAGAGAATTTCAGAAAAAATGTAGAAACCTTGCTTTGCAACATAAACAAACCATCGTTGATAATTGCAAGGTCAATATTGGCCCAACTTCTACTTTTAGGTCCGTCAAGGAATATGTTGATGGCTATGAAAATATTGGAGCTTCTTTAACTGAGTTTAAGAATTTTGGAAGGGAAATAAAGTGTTTTATAGGTCTTAAGGATGCTCAAATGTTTGTAGACCAGTTGGAAACCCTTCATGAAACCCAGGAAGGTTTTTATTTTGCCTATGATATTGATCAGAATAAGTGTTTGTTTCGTGTATTTTGGGCTGATGCAGCAGCACGTCGTAATTACGCTTTATACGGTGAGGCGGTGACTTTTGACCCAACCTATTCAACTAATAAGTACGACATGATCTTTGCTCCCTTTACTGGTGTTGATCATCACAAGAAGTCCGTCACTTTTGGTGCTTCGCTTATGTCTAGGGAGAATGACCAGAATTTTAAatggattttcacaaaattctgA